In one Methylobacterium sp. SyP6R genomic region, the following are encoded:
- a CDS encoding diguanylate cyclase — MTPLRTTHDDRILDLDDEDWSMLMRYSLDTVADMIIWLDRDARYVYVNRAATDLLGYSAQEFRRKRVWDVDPHFDEARWRAHWRDLENAGSVKLETVNTSRSGEPISIEVTANLVSFKGKTFNCSIVRDISAQKRAEADLRALNERVYALSITDALTGLANRRHLDAALAEAIRHHAGTGEPLSLILLDIDAFKAFNDRYGHIEGDACLARVAGALSGALRRSGDLVARYGGEEFACVLPNTTEADALALADRLHAAIAALAIPHAASPIAGTVTASFGVLTTASTANATPLELIRAVDRFLYRAKREGRDRVVGAGR; from the coding sequence CTGATGCGGTATTCCCTGGACACCGTCGCCGACATGATCATCTGGCTCGATCGCGACGCCCGGTACGTCTACGTCAACCGGGCCGCGACCGACCTGCTCGGCTATTCGGCGCAGGAGTTCCGGCGCAAGCGGGTCTGGGACGTCGATCCGCATTTCGACGAGGCGCGCTGGCGCGCGCATTGGCGCGACCTGGAGAATGCGGGGTCGGTCAAGCTGGAGACCGTGAACACGTCGCGATCGGGGGAGCCGATTTCGATCGAGGTGACGGCGAACCTGGTCAGCTTCAAGGGAAAGACCTTCAACTGCTCGATCGTGCGCGACATCTCCGCGCAGAAGCGGGCGGAGGCCGATCTCCGGGCCCTGAACGAGCGGGTCTACGCGCTCAGCATCACCGATGCGCTGACCGGGCTGGCCAACCGGCGTCACCTCGATGCCGCCCTGGCGGAGGCGATCCGGCATCATGCCGGCACGGGGGAGCCGCTCTCGCTGATCCTGCTCGACATCGACGCCTTCAAGGCCTTCAACGACCGCTACGGCCATATCGAGGGCGATGCCTGCCTGGCCCGGGTCGCAGGCGCGCTGAGCGGGGCTTTGCGCCGGAGCGGCGACCTCGTGGCGCGCTATGGCGGCGAGGAATTCGCCTGCGTGCTCCCGAACACGACGGAAGCGGACGCCCTGGCGCTGGCCGACAGGCTCCACGCCGCCATCGCGGCCCTGGCGATCCCCCATGCCGCCTCGCCGATCGCCGGGACGGTGACGGCAAGTTTCGGCGTCCTCACCACCGCCAGCACGGCGAACGCCACCCCTCTGGAGTTGATCCGGGCGGTGGATCGCTTCCTCTACCGGGCGAAGCGCGAGGGGCGCGACCGCGTCGTCGGGGCCGGCCGCTGA
- a CDS encoding RluA family pseudouridine synthase yields the protein MIVDDILSRLLYRDALVLVIDKPAGLPVHPGPKGGETLTQHLDALRFGLPRRPEAAHRLDRDTSGCLALGRHAKALARLNALFAQGRAEKTYWALVEGGPAEETGEIDLALARRSDDPRSWWMKADPSGDPSLTRWRVMGRDPVSGRTWLALNPVTGRTHQLRVHCAAMGWPILGDPIYGSAPRQGGPGLHLHARTLGLPLYPKKPAITVEAPAPGHMQAGLAACGL from the coding sequence ATGATCGTTGACGACATACTCTCGCGGCTCCTCTACCGCGATGCCCTCGTGCTCGTCATCGACAAGCCGGCGGGATTGCCGGTGCATCCGGGGCCGAAGGGCGGCGAGACGCTGACCCAGCACCTCGACGCCCTGCGCTTCGGCCTGCCGCGCCGGCCGGAGGCCGCCCACCGCCTCGACCGCGACACCTCCGGCTGCCTGGCGCTCGGCCGCCACGCCAAGGCGCTCGCCCGATTGAACGCCCTGTTCGCGCAAGGACGCGCCGAGAAGACCTACTGGGCGCTCGTCGAGGGCGGGCCCGCGGAGGAGACCGGCGAGATCGACTTGGCCCTGGCGCGCCGCTCCGACGATCCCCGCAGCTGGTGGATGAAGGCCGATCCTTCGGGCGATCCCTCGCTCACCCGCTGGCGGGTGATGGGGCGCGACCCCGTCTCCGGGCGGACCTGGCTGGCGCTGAACCCGGTCACCGGGCGTACCCACCAGCTCCGGGTGCATTGCGCCGCCATGGGCTGGCCGATCCTGGGCGATCCCATCTACGGTAGCGCCCCGCGCCAGGGCGGGCCGGGCCTGCATCTCCACGCCCGGACGCTCGGCCTGCCGCTCTACCCGAAGAAGCCGGCGATCACCGTCGAGGCGCCGGCGCCGGGGCACATGCAGGCGGGGCTCGCGGCCTGCGGCCTCTGA
- the ftsY gene encoding signal recognition particle-docking protein FtsY, whose amino-acid sequence MSETKQPGWLGRLFGRKAETPTETPSEAPAEAAAAAVEPDPAGAMPTEPTGTLSEGVPDFATAADDVLPAPPTVTEASPETEPERDLPEELAGADLEPVEGVDPEGEVPAAPEPEPVASEPAAAASEPEEPVAEAPAEEAAPLVIYQPPAQAPAGEEKRGWWSRLTGGLKRTSSALSDRVTGLFTKRKLDADTLEELEDALIQADFGLDTAARIAEAVGKGRYEKGIAPDEVRAILAAEVEHALDPVAQPLVVDTTRKPFVILMIGVNGAGKTTTIGKLTQKFRAQGHSVMLAAGDTFRAAAIEQLRVWGERTGAPVVARPQGSDAAGLAFDALQAARDAGTDILMIDTAGRLQNKAGLMAELEKVIRVIRKLDAEAPHATLLVLDATVGQNALSQVEIFQKAAGVTGLVMTKLDGTARGGILVALAAKFGLPVHFIGVGEGVDDLEPFAARDFARAIAGLDKG is encoded by the coding sequence ATGAGTGAGACGAAACAGCCGGGCTGGCTCGGCCGACTGTTCGGCCGGAAAGCCGAGACGCCGACGGAGACGCCGAGCGAGGCCCCCGCCGAGGCGGCTGCCGCCGCCGTCGAGCCCGATCCCGCCGGGGCGATGCCGACGGAGCCGACCGGCACCCTGTCGGAGGGCGTACCCGACTTCGCCACCGCCGCCGACGACGTCCTGCCGGCCCCGCCCACGGTGACGGAGGCCTCGCCCGAGACCGAGCCGGAGCGCGACCTGCCCGAGGAACTCGCCGGCGCCGACCTGGAGCCGGTGGAGGGCGTCGATCCCGAGGGCGAGGTGCCGGCGGCGCCCGAACCGGAGCCTGTCGCCTCCGAGCCGGCCGCCGCAGCCTCGGAACCGGAGGAGCCCGTCGCGGAGGCCCCGGCGGAGGAAGCAGCCCCGCTCGTCATCTACCAGCCCCCGGCCCAGGCCCCGGCGGGCGAGGAGAAGCGCGGCTGGTGGAGCCGGCTGACCGGCGGCCTCAAGCGCACCTCCTCGGCCCTGTCCGACCGGGTGACCGGTCTGTTCACCAAGCGCAAGCTCGACGCCGACACCCTGGAGGAGCTCGAGGACGCGCTGATCCAGGCCGATTTCGGCCTCGACACCGCGGCCCGGATCGCCGAGGCCGTCGGCAAGGGCCGCTACGAGAAGGGCATCGCCCCCGACGAGGTCCGGGCGATCCTGGCCGCGGAGGTCGAGCACGCCCTCGATCCGGTGGCCCAGCCGCTGGTCGTCGACACGACCAGGAAGCCGTTCGTGATCCTGATGATCGGCGTCAACGGCGCCGGCAAGACCACGACGATCGGCAAGCTGACGCAAAAGTTCCGGGCGCAGGGCCACAGCGTGATGCTGGCCGCCGGCGACACCTTCCGGGCCGCGGCGATCGAGCAGCTGCGGGTCTGGGGCGAGCGCACCGGCGCGCCGGTGGTCGCCCGCCCGCAAGGGTCGGACGCCGCCGGCCTCGCCTTCGACGCGCTCCAGGCCGCCCGCGACGCCGGCACCGACATCCTGATGATCGACACCGCCGGCCGGCTGCAGAACAAGGCCGGGCTGATGGCCGAGCTGGAGAAGGTGATCCGGGTGATCCGCAAGCTCGACGCGGAGGCGCCCCACGCCACGCTCCTCGTCCTCGACGCGACGGTTGGCCAGAATGCGTTGAGCCAGGTCGAGATCTTCCAGAAGGCGGCCGGGGTCACCGGCCTGGTGATGACCAAGCTCGACGGCACGGCGCGGGGCGGCATCCTGGTGGCGCTCGCCGCCAAGTTCGGCCTGCCGGTCCACTTCATCGGCGTCGGCGAGGGCGTGGACGACCTC